The window agatgtggggcccacattaTTCTCTCACTTACACATGGGCCCTACATACTTTTTGTTTCGCTCTATGCTGCCACGTTTATGGGACTAAACTGCACAGTTTTATATAGTTTATGGGTGAAGATTTTTGGTACAGAGGATAAGGGATGTCAAAGAGGGATggcaggtgaacttattcctttattTAACATTCTCTAAGTGCAGTTAGCGGGAAATTCCGGCCAGATTTATTGGGCTTATATGGCCTAGAGGGCTAGATGTCTCTAGAATCTAGATCGGCGGCCGGGCTCCCACCACTCCACACTCCACAGGAATGCTACCACCACTCGTGTCTGCGCTTTCGCCACGGTCTCCGTCGCGTGGGCGCGAGGAGGATGCAAACGGAGGAGGCAGCCGGCGAGGTGGTGGGAGGCGTTGTCTCCGGCGGTGGCGCTTGGCGAGTGAGGCTGGTGCGGGCGCTCGGTGCCTCGGTGCTGACCGCGAAGAGAGGGGGCTTGCGGGCAAGGCATGCAGCTCAGGTGCTCGACGAAATGCCGCACGAGGGGAAGGCGCTGTTCCAGCTGCGGCCTTCGGGGATGAGCGCGCGGCAGGGTCAACCGCCGTGAACGTACAGTGGGATCTGGGCCAGGATGCTCGGTTTGACCGGGTTGCCGCGATGGCGTGGCGGAGGCAGAGCACTGTTGCCATGGACATGATGGCTCCCAATTGGGCACCTTCTGCTTTCATGTGTCACTGGGGCAGATGTCTTGACACGATGACAACCGGGCAGTGGAGATTGAAGAGATCTAGATGTGTGATCGATGTCGCCTATGCGGGGTTGCGCTCAGGCTCAGCTACACGGCTCATACTTGCTGACATACGAATTGATCTTGATCAGAGTGGTTGTTCTAGTAGCAATATCTGATGGCAGCAAGATCAATTTCCCAGATAGCAAGAACCATCGATCCATTCTATGCGTCTTCCTGTCAAGACCTCAGATCAGTGTTCATCAGTTGATGATCAAGTGACACCATGATGCAGAGTTACATGTTTCACTCAAGGCAAACCAGAAATCTCGTCAGAAGCTTCACGTCCTACATCTGCACAGGGGCAGCAAAACCAGAAATCTCCTGGTCATCAAGTCCTCAACTCAAGGCTTATAAATAGAAAGGCCCCAGGCTTCTTTGTATCCAAACACCTCTTCACATTTTTCCCTCCAAGAAACCGACCCGCTCCACTCCACCCCGCAACGCAAGAAACCAAGAACTCCTCGACCGCCGGCTCGAGGCCACGGCcacccacccaccgccgccgggaAGCAGCGATTCTTCCTCGGGAAGGAGGACACCGCCGGCCATGGATCCGGAGGCGGAGGAAGCGCAGCTTCGCCTCGAGATGGAGTTGGCAAAGAAGGCCAAGGCGGACATGTCTGGGTTGCAACGCTCCAGCAGCCTCGGCTTGGACCACGCCGGCTTGTATCCGCTGCCATTGCCGCCAGGGTGGCGGTCCGCCCCAACCTCGCCCCTGAGGACACCATCGAGCCCGCCCCCGCTCCAGTTCCCGCCGGCGTGGGCGGCTGATGTTGCCGGCACGTCGGGCTCGGCGGCGCCCGAGGACGATGGCCCAGCAAGAAATGCCGGCGCTGATGAAGCCACGGCTGGGTCTGCGCCCAAGAACGAGGACCCAGCAAGAGCTGCGGGCGCCGATGATGGCCCCACGAGGTCTGACTACGCCGCGATGATGCGGATGGCATTGGCCAAGTTCCAAGACGACGATGCTgctgccgacgacgaggaggcggcgtccGCGGTGATGGAGCAGGCGATGACCGGCCTCATGGACCTCACCTACCGCAAAGCGAAGCCTCCAGAGCTGCCTTACGAGTTCGCCACAAGATGGCCTATTCCTATTGCTCATGTAAGTGCCTGCTCCTTGGTCTCTTGACTCTGAATTCTTGGCATTTCTTGTCGAGGCTTCCAGCTCTGTTCATGTTCTTGTCATCTTTGCCTCTTTGCAAACCCGCCTCCTTGTTCTGTTTCTTGTTTGTTTTTGCTGCTGGTGGGTAGTAGGAATTTCTTTGTTCCTGTTTGTTTTAGGACGAGGAATTTCCTAAGGAGATCAATTGCATTTCTTTCTGCATCTATTTTGTTTGTTGTTGTGCAAGAACTGCCTGCTGTTTGATTCTTTCCCTGCATCGTGATCAGTGATCACCAATGGGAAACATCTTGTGCTATTTATGATCAATGAAGAATTCCCTTTCCTTTAGTTGGGCATTATTAATTAGCATCTGGTTGAATTTCCTTACACGCGCTCGAATTCGATCATTTGTGCAAGTCCCATGGCATCTTGCCTGACAGTTGCATTCAGTCAAATCGATTGACCCATCTCTGCTTCTTCATACGTATGATAGTTGCATCGAATCAAAAGTTTGATCCATTTCTTACCCACCTACACTAATCCTACAATTATGTGTGTTCACAGGATGGTACGCTTCAAGCGGAAGTAATGCGTGATCCTGTTATCTTGCCTTCTGGATATGTAAGTGACAAGATTGCCCCTTTGCTAGGATTTTATCCAATTTTGTTTTAGATAATGGAGGTTTTTATCCAGTTGGAATTCTGTATAATTATCTGCTGGGTGTTTTCAGTTTTGTTTGTTGTAGCTAATGTTCTGCCAAAAAGCTAAGATTGTCAGAAACCAGGCAAATTATCTATCACcaattgacaaaacattgatTCGTTGTACTTATACACTTGTTACACTGGATGGTAGTAATTAGTGTCCTTGTTTAAATATTGTTATTTACAATGCACTTCTAGTTTTTAGGCTTCACTTGCCGAACACTAAAATGCAAATCCTCTTGGATTAGATTTACTCTTGAGTTTGCATCATCTTAAATCTTAGATTCCTAttttttaatctttcaaatCAAATGCTAaccttctcttggttctgttaAAATTAACACCCGCTTCCTGCTTTCTGTAGTAGTTTGAATTGTCAAATGCTGCTTAGGTTTGATACTTTATTCATGCACGTTATGATGGTTCATAAGTTCATCTTATGATATAATGACTAGAATGTATAGTGATCCTGAAGGATAGAACACGGgacaaaataataattttaccCTAGTTTCTTTCATTTCCATTCATGCATAGTCTTTTGCCCCTTTTTCTATAATATCCTGTACCATAACTTATGAACATTTTGGCGATTTAGCATTCTATTGCTTGATATATTGATtagtaaaactttttttttttgccacaatAAGTTACTGTGTGCTGTTTTTCTGAAGTTAGCTATGGTGGTTATGTTCTGCAAATCCACCATGATTTGGATTATCCCAGTAACCATATTTTGCTTGTTTGGTTGCAGTCTGTTGATCAAACATACCAAAACAACCAAAAACGGCAGAATCCATGGACAAATACCAGCACATTTACTGATCACTCCTTGCCCTACTCTCTCTCTGTTCCAAACCACCTTCTCCGTGACATGATTTCTGCATGGTGCCTCGATCACTCGGACCTTTCCCCATCTACCACTTCTGATACACCTTCCACTCCCTTGGAACCTTCAGAGGAGGAACAAATTCAACGCATCCTAAAACTATTCTCAGGGAATTCTGCATCGCAACGAGAGGCTTTGAAACTGATCCAGCTACTCACTAAAACCACCAAAGGGGTGCAACCTTGCCTTGCCAAGTATGCGGACATTATCCCAGTGCTGATAAATCTTAGGAGGAAATATAAATCGAGTTGGACACAAGATCTTGAGGAAGAGAGGCTCACAATAATCCTCAATCTGACCATGCACAGGCAAAACAGGGAGATCCTAGCTGGACAGAATGAATTAGCAGgtgctataaaaaaaattgttaagaAGGCTGGCAATCGTGGTAAGCGAACATCATCCTTGGCGAAGGTAGCTTCTATAGTTGCTGTCCTGTCAGAGTTTGACATGTTCAGGAAAAGAATGCTGGATGCTGGTGGAATGAAAATGCTTCGAGGTATGCTCAAGATAAAGGATACTGAAGTGATAACGGAGGCTGCCACTGCGATCCTTGCACTCTACGCAGATGGTGAAGGCGAGCAACCAGCCAGATTTCATGAGGTGCCTCAGATGCTGCTGGAATGCCACATGTTCACTGATGGGATCCTGCTTCTTCTTGACCGTCTGCCAAAATCCCCACGTGTTTTCAGAAAAATCTGTGATCAGGCTTTGCAATTGGTGAATATCGTCATGGCTGAAGATGCAAGTGGGCCGGTGACACGTAAGGGCATCCTCTCAGCAATTTCCTTGATCTACGAGATTGTTGAAAGGGATGTGGGTAAGATGAATGCGGTGAAGAACATGGAGGATTTCATCGAGCGGTTGCGTCAGCTATCATCAGATAGATTGCCGATGCAGAAAATGCTCCAGGTGGAGAGAATAATCAGGACTCTGTCAGATGCGTTTCCAGCTCCTACGGTGCGAGGGCGATGCCAAGAACCCAGTGGAAGCCGTCTTCTAGCTTGAATCTTATACTGTTCTTCTGTACAGATCTCAAAAGGCTCGAGATTTTACTTCTGCTCGCTTAACTTTCTGGAGAAGTTTGAATTTGTTGACTGTGCAGCAATGTGATGGATCACACGAACAATTCAAAGCATAGACAGAATAACTTTGTTTCACTTCCTGGTGAGAGATTGTAACAAATGATTGGTGTTAGTAACTGACCGAATTGAATATTATTGTGATTCTGTGTAGTACTCCTGTATGAAGAGAAAAATCTTGTATCAACTGGTGACCATTCGTTTCTTTTCTCGAGTGTTACAATTGGTATATAATCCCTTGTTAATAATTTTGTTTGGAGCAATATTTCTTATATATAGAACATCTTCTATGAGCATCAAACTTGGGAGTCAAATGCAACAGCATAGGACTCGGACAAGAaggtaaattatttattttttttaggggCTGTCTATATATCATGTGACAGAAAATCCCACCTCCTATCATTCGaattttggaccattggatgtgctttaagattcgtgcagcCCCTTAACcctaactcctcctcctccccccggtTTCTAGATCATGCCGCCACCCTCCTCCCGTCCCACGCGCgatccgctgccgccaccaccgccaccgccccaccgcgccgccgcccgcctcgctgGCTGGCCGGAAAAGGTCAACGGCGCCGGTGAGGCCCCCCCGGCgagcccctccccctcccccttccccctccccttcccccctcACTTTCTCCTCATGGCGCAACGACGAGGTGCCCCCGCCCCGCCGTCTTCCCCGTCTCCGgcagctccccgccgccggatccgccaccaccggccgccgcctcctaatcCCACCCTTGATttgccctcgccgccgacgccggcccaccgccctcctccatccccacggcttcggcgccgccgccgcctcgctgccCGCTGGAGTCCACCGCCCACCGTCGGTCCTCCGCTGCCCACGGTCATCCCTCTAAGCTCCGAGGAAacccccctcttccccctcccccaaccCTCCTCCTACCCTCACCCCAACCTCAAACCCTAACCCGCCGGAGTTGgggtgtcgccggcgccggagaagaagaggagcccgccggagttggaggagagaaGCCGATGCACGAATCTTGGCATAGATCCAATGGTCTAAAATCTGTAAGATTTCATCCCTAAATTTCATTCGAATGCCATATAGCAATCCCGGTAAACTATTTCTAGTTCCGTATAAATGTTTGTGTAGAAGAAGATCTAACGAAAGTCAAGCCAGGGCAGAGCAGAAGAGGATCGGTCGTCCGGGCGGAACCAAAACATCGGACAAACTTGCAAGATGCTGATTCCAGAAATGCTTATAATTAGCCGTCTGATGAAAGTTTAACCACATCATCAGCGTTAGTTGTGCGGCATGACGTCATGGACCATGACCATACAGTCTGAAGAAGCAGTCGGCCACTCATTTAAATCCCAAAATTCAAATGATTTTGTCTATTCAACTATTCATCCGATCTATAATCTAATTACACGGTTGGATTTATTACGATTatatctttataataagatcTCACTTGATAATATTTTGATGGGTTTTTAGTTTGTTGCAGTCTTAAATGTTGCACGTAGTGTTAATTAGATGTTGCAATAAATATTTCGTGGTGTTCACTATGTAATTTGTAAATGTTGCACATGTTGGCGTTTTGAATGTTTcagcaatattttttatttttcaacaaCTACAACTTGATGATTGATGCATGCTATAACATAGAACTTAATGTTTCGTCTAATTGTTATCATGGTTGCAGACAATatcttttaaatgttgcattctataaaatatttattaaatgagttgaaacatttttttttgcatgcgatgaaacaattttatataaataatgAAACAAttcttttaaatgttgcatctctataaaatatttattaagtgagttgaaacattttttttcatgcgatgaaacaattttatataaatagtgaaacaatggttgactatatatataatttcatCAATGTGATATATTATTCTAACGATTTAATTAAGACAAATATAATATTCTAATTTGATCGTGcatcatatatgtatttttaaaagaaaatattgtgtAAAGATATGTAATGAATAAGTACGTATATATAAGAAAatggggagagaaaaaaaaatagcaatgaTGGTCAAACAACACTGCATGTGAGCAAGAGGCATGCTAGTTGCTATGTGGCAGTGGCTACTTGCCAGCTAGCAGCGCATGCAACACAACAGCAGGgcgtttttttgacaaattggtcCTTGcagaaaacttatttcgaaactagtcCCTACCAAAAACTATATCCAGAAATAGGCCGTCGGATCAGCGCCAAAGCGGTTGGTGCTGAGGTTGTTCTTATCTgcgccaacgggactggcgctgacatcGCGCCAGCGTGGCGGGCGAGGCGCGATGTGGCAGGGCCTCAGCGCCAATGCACTTGGCGCTGACACCTTGCACACCCTAAATAGACCGATGTGCGGCAATGAATTAACGGTGTCGCTCGTGGTGCAACGGTAAGTTTCTTTCTTGCTATATCTGAGGACTAGGGTTCGAATCCCAGGTCagccatttttgtttttttttaaaatcatcaATCTACGTGCGTATATATTAATGATGATCTCCATTTTCGTTTTTGTCTTCAAATCTTCAatgtacttttttttgtttaaattaatttttattaaaaagaaatatcacatttagtacaaatttaaaaagtagaagaatggattaaaaaaagtttagagacaacttttaaaagaaatatcacttttttataaaaaagaaattagaagaatggatttaaaaaaacttgagtttttttttaaaaaataaacaacaaGTTGAGAACTAAGGGTAAGTTTTATTCTAAAATGtcacgtgtttttttaaaattaaaacaacACTTGAGCTTGTAAAAGAAATatcacttttttaaaaaatatttaaaaggaATAACACATTTAgtacatatttaaaaataaaagaatggACTTAAAAATACCTGAGCTTTGAAAAAGTTAAAACCGCAAGTTGAGaactaagtaaaaaaaaagtttagtaaAAACATAAAGGAGAGGGTTCGAACCCTGGTCACTGTAACGCCACCTTTCAAATACCTACCACTGAGCTAAGCCAAACCTAATtgttgcttttgcttttgcttttatTTAGCCAGTATAAAGGCCAGCGCCGCTGTAGAACATATattctgatatatatatatatatatatatatatatatatatatatatatatatatatatatatatatatatatatatatatatatatatatatatatatatatatatatatatatatatatatatatatttaaaaaacagaGAGCATCATTAATCATTTATATGTACTAATGTACGCACGTAGATTGaagatttgaagaaaaaaaaaagaacgaacaAGGCTGCCGTGATAGGGAGTCGAACCATGGTGCTAGGGTACACAAGCAAATGGTCATACCATTGCACCACAAGTGCATTGCTTATTAATGGCCGCGCATCCTTTTAATTAGCCTGTACAAGGGGTCAGCGCCAAATACATTGGCGCTGAGGCCCTGCCACGTCGCGTCTCGCCCGCCACGCTGGCGCgatgtcagcgccagtcccaTTGGCGCTGATATGAACAACCTCTAGATATAGTTTTTGGTATGgactagtttcgaaataagttttctataaggaccaatttgtcaaaaaaacggcAACAGCAGGGGTAGAGGGGCATGCGGAGCATCGTCTGATATTTCGCAAATTTTCGGACGTCCGACGTATATATAAGACATGTTGATGCCGAATCGCTCTGATTAGCCCAATTGCACCAGTGTGGGCTGTGAACTATTATTGTAACGGTTTAAACATcttatatgtttatatattgTAAACTAGCAAGGTGTCCCGCGTAAATTGCGCGGAtagtatcattatattttctctcatataatagcatatacgttttgtcattatattattaaaatatattacaatgacaacataattttaaattttgcaataactttacgaaactactgatgtgtaatatttatattgtattttatatacgtgttagttattaattatttttaatatcaaattttagttatttgtaaatcaTATATATTCCTTTATGGACTTTAGacttgtcttttaatatttttttttaattttgaatttttattatttctaattgtatttctacgtggactctaaactcatctttcaatattctttaatttttaattttaatttcagttacttctaaattgtattcctatcttaactttaaactcttcttcccatgttttttttaatttcgaattttagttatttgtaaattatatttttatacggactctaaacactacttttcattttattatgtttattctgaattttagttagttttaaattcctatatggactctatactctacttctaatatttcttattttttaattccgaatttctattttttttcttaattgtatttctatatggactctatactctacttctaatattccttatttttaatatcgaatttccattatttcctaattgtatttctatatgaactctatattctacttctaatattccttatttttaattccgaatttcagttatttcctaattgtatttctatatggactctagtctgctcttctaatattctttattttttaattccgaatttcagctatttataaatctttttcttttctccaattaatgtgagaattttaggtcatgagagcgaacgtggaggctcctttttattccgaattttagttagttttaaattcttatatggaccctatactctacttctaatattccttattttttaattctgaatttcagctatttctaaattgtatttctgtatggactctgctttttttctttttctccgattaatgtgagaatttctcgGTCataagagcgaacgtggaggctctttttATTCCGAactttagttagttttaaattcctatatggactctatactctacttctaatattccttattttttaattccgaatttctattttttttcttaattgtatttctgcaTGAACTCTatgctctacttctaatattccttatttttaattctgaatttctattatttcctaattgtatttctatatggactctatactctacttttaatattccttatttttaattccgaatttcagttatttcctaattgtatttttatatagactctagtctcctcttctaatattctttattttttaattccgaatttcaactatttctaaattgtatttctatatggactctagtctcctcttctaatattttttattttttaattccgaatttcagctatttctaaattgtatttttatatggactctactttttttatttttctccgattaatgtgagaatttctaggctataagagcgaacgtggaggctcctttttctattcctttaatctatatctatctatatctatataactaattaaaaaataagtaaggcTTCCGGTTAATCTTTTCGTCCGTCATTAAGAGTGGGCCCACACGATAATTCGTCGCTAATCCACGATCCGAAAGCGTGGCCACGATCTCTTACGCCTGCAAATaaaggagagaagaaaaataaaaagagaaaaccTTGTTTGTGGAGCAGTCCATCCAAAGCAGCCCGGATTGGATTAGTGACGAGGCAGCCCATCCAAAGCAGCTGCAGACCGGCCCAGATAGCAGCCGCAGCCCACCAGCGAGCCCACAGAGCGGAGGAGAAGCAGCCCACCAGCCCAGCACAGTACTGCGCAACACTGTAGCAACCGAACACGAATAAAGTAAAGAAGAGATCTTATTACTTAAAACATGTAGTCAccaataaaatgaattatttacCGACAAaataaattcttttttaaaaataaaaataatcacatgtgtctttcttttttttaaaaaaaaagtaatcacCAACAAATTGAATCGTGTTtacatttggattttttttccctcatcAATTGCTCATTCGCCACAGGACACCTAATCACATCACTTTTTTTCATTCATCGTATAATTTCTTCTATTATTTAGAGTGAAAGTTATTCTGCGATATAccacatttttttctttccttctgaTTATTTAAGTGAGTGGTTATGCAATTGGAGTGCAGTGAGGTTAATCTGATAGCTAGCAAAAAATATATCTTATATTATGGTTACTCtttacaatatgaaaaaaagtgcttatcaatatcgagtaaaaaaaataacaaagtaCTGCAATTGACTCATAATAATACATGACAAaaaagtaaatatttttttgtggtTTCAAAGTTTAGTATCCATGTCAGTGGATTTAGAGCAACAAATAATTATATCATGTTAGCGTCTTATTTGCACTAGAAAGATTCGATTCGACTATAAAGACCTCAATGAACCTGGTGTTTATGCTCCCACACactaattactatttttttcttccccCAGTACAACGcatgggcattttgctagtaatataatagatagattgcaTCTATATCGTAAGTTTATGCACGGCAAGCACCAGTGTGGAAATTCTCGGATTTGTAATGCCGTTTTTTTTCCGGCTGAAACCAAATAGTGTCGACATCCAACAACACACACATCCAGATGAAACAAAGATTAATGTTCTAGcttggaatatatatatatatatatatatatatatatatatatatatatatatatatatatatatatatatatattactttgGTGTGGGTCCTTCCAAAAAGACTAAAAAAACCTATATTCTAAATAAGCATAAAACAGATATAAGTTAACTCGGGAAGTAGAAACAAagcaaactactccctccgttccacaatataagaagttttagagttgaacacggttattaagaaaataagtAGAAGTGAATAGTGGagtccgttccataatataagaagttttaaagttgaacacggttattaagaaaataagtAGAAGTGAATAGTGGagtccgttccataatataagaagttttagagttgaacacggttattaagaaagtaggtagaagtgaatagTGGagaattgtgattggttgggaagagaatattggtgaagaagttgttatattttgggataaatcctaagggctaaaagttgttatattttgggacggagggagtattatattatTATGAAATTTACATTACCACACAACCATCAATCCCGACCACCACAGCATTCCTAGTTATTTAAAACCATCACTAAAAATAATATTGGTATCACTTTTGGTTTTTAAAGTGAACTggtactgaaagtctgaaactggTCGAGCATGTTGGAGTTTAATTCAATTTAATCACTGAAGAAGGGaaaatatataagaaaaggGAGAGAATCTAATAGGTGTGgctcattgatttttttaataaaaaaataatgaccAGATTGTGACGCGAATGCCACGTAGAACCAAAACCACTTCAGATTAAGTGGGGGGATCGTTATTTGTCAAGTTTGAATAGTTAAATCTGAAAATTTGGAGACAAACATTTAGAATAATAAAACCTTTTTCAAATTGCATCACGCTGGTATTTATTGGATTTTCCCTTTCTGTGCCagtgcaaaaaaata of the Oryza sativa Japonica Group chromosome 2, ASM3414082v1 genome contains:
- the LOC4329384 gene encoding U-box domain-containing protein 73, with protein sequence MDPEAEEAQLRLEMELAKKAKADMSGLQRSSSLGLDHAGLYPLPLPPGWRSAPTSPLRTPSSPPPLQFPPAWAADVAGTSGSAAPEDDGPARNAGADEATAGSAPKNEDPARAAGADDGPTRSDYAAMMRMALAKFQDDDAAADDEEAASAVMEQAMTGLMDLTYRKAKPPELPYEFATRWPIPIAHDGTLQAEVMRDPVILPSGYSVDQTYQNNQKRQNPWTNTSTFTDHSLPYSLSVPNHLLRDMISAWCLDHSDLSPSTTSDTPSTPLEPSEEEQIQRILKLFSGNSASQREALKLIQLLTKTTKGVQPCLAKYADIIPVLINLRRKYKSSWTQDLEEERLTIILNLTMHRQNREILAGQNELAGAIKKIVKKAGNRGKRTSSLAKVASIVAVLSEFDMFRKRMLDAGGMKMLRGMLKIKDTEVITEAATAILALYADGEGEQPARFHEVPQMLLECHMFTDGILLLLDRLPKSPRVFRKICDQALQLVNIVMAEDASGPVTRKGILSAISLIYEIVERDVGKMNAVKNMEDFIERLRQLSSDRLPMQKMLQVERIIRTLSDAFPAPTVRGRCQEPSGSRLLA